A region from the Pelobates fuscus isolate aPelFus1 chromosome 1, aPelFus1.pri, whole genome shotgun sequence genome encodes:
- the CLDN34 gene encoding claudin-34 has translation MPYLAHTANLQLAGFAFATVGWILNSITTGLVQWRVWHVTNTTVITSGIAWIGIWRTCFFSQVLDSSNQETMFCQEFSVTDAFVPKEIFVAQGLMVVAIILGAAGKAFSVWALKNIYQGSSRMHFIRYWFTLGGILNLLSSLCIIIPVAWNLHSVVNNVSIYFPSSYDMPSSPEMQEVGAGIAVGIVAAVLLFLSGIFFLSYKLPDSFDCKVHPLSKFSDNFSISSGFSSRSLSLASRNFFAEPILNCDGISNKAYDSELDDKL, from the coding sequence ATGCCATACCTGGCTCACACAGCTAATCTTCAACTCGCAGGATTTGCTTTTGCCACCGTGGGCTGGATTCTTAACTCAATAACTACTGGACTTGTCCAATGGAGAGTGTGGCACGTGACTAATACCACTGTTATAACCTCTGGCATTGCATGGATTGGCATCTGGAGAACATGTTTCTTCAGTCAGGTCCTGGACTCTTCAAACCAAGAAACCATGTTCTGTCAAGAATTCAGTGTCACGGACGCCTTTGTACCCAAAGAGATCTTTGTTGCTCAAGGTCTTATGGTTGTGGCCATTATATTAGGGGCAGCAGGAAAAGCTTTTTCTGTTTGGGCACTAAAAAACATTTATCAAGGATCATCTCGTATGCATTTTATTCGTTACTGGTTTACATTAGGAGGAATCCTGAATTTACTCTCTAGTCTTTGTATTATAATTCCAGTGGCTTGGAATCTCCACTCAGTTGTGAACAATGTTAGTATATATTTTCCAAGTTCATATGATATGCCATCTAGCCCAGAAATGCAGGAAGTTGGAGCTGGTATTGCGGTCGGAATAGTCGCCGCAGTCCTCCTATTCCTAAGtggaattttttttctctcttacaAGTTACCGGACAGTTTTGATTGTAAAGTTCATCCACTTTCCAAATTCTCAGACAATTTCAGCATATCCTCAGGGTTTTCTTCAAGATCTTTAAGCCTTGCATCCCGAAACTTTTTTGCAGAACCTATACTTAACTGCGATGGGATTTCCAACAAAGCCTATGATTCAGAGCTCGATGACAAGCTGTGA
- the LOC134590816 gene encoding putative claudin-24: MHSVLCFTELLSLFISLIGYICCIVALFIPNWLTFSSGLLVNESYLIGLWQTCVIQNIGSSVCQNFGSLLDLPLQIQMGRVLVCLSLSSGTLGFLMSTPAITCVKCLDDSEYYIRRIFIIFGGVLFTLAGALIFSYVSYFAYDSLTKFWDMNIPKDVPRWEYGDAMFFAWAGGFLLLSGGIVLIASQIYLTDELKEPPPIGISPNNSSTEYV, encoded by the coding sequence ATGCATTCAGTGCTTTGCTTTACGGAACTTTTAAGCCTCTTCATTTCACTTATTGGCTATATCTGCTGCATTGTGGCTTTGTTCATTCCAAACTGGTTGACTTTCTCATCAGGTCTTCTCGTAAATGAAAGTTATCTGATCGGTTtatggcaaacctgtgtcattcaAAACATAGGTTCAAGCGTTTGTCAAAATTTCGGATCACTCCTTGACCTCCCACTTCAAATCCAAATGGGTCGAGTCCTCGTTTGTCTTTCTTTGTCGAGTGGTACATTGGGATTTTTGATGTCCACACCTGCAATTACCTGTGTTAAGTGCCTTGATGACAGTGAATACTACATAAGAAGAATCTTCATTATATTTGGAGGAGTTCTCTTCACTCTTGCTGGAGCATTAATATTCTCCTATGTGTCCTATTTTGCCTATGACTCATTGACAAAATTTTGGGACATGAACATACCCAAGGATGTACCCCGTTGGGAATATGGGGATGCAATGTTTTTTGCATGGGCTGGTGGATTTTTGTTGCTATCTGGGGGAATTGTTCTCATCGCTTCTCAGATTTACCTCACCGATGAATTAAAAGAGCCTCCACCAATTGGAATAAGTCCGAACAACTCAAGCACAGAATATGTGTAA